The Corallococcus silvisoli genome contains the following window.
GAGGCGGGCATCCAGAGCTCGTCCGGTGGCCTGGAGGCCGCGCAGGGCAAGCTCTCCGCCGCGGAGACGGGCCCCGTGCAGGTGCAGTCCGCGCAGGCCGCGCTGAAGCTGGCGGAGGCCCGCCTCAAGCAGACGCGCGCCGCGCTGACGCTCGCGGAGCTGAACGTGTCCTACGCCCAGGTGCGCGCCCCGGTGTCCGGCGTGGTGAGCCGCCGCACGGTGGAGGTGGGGCAGATGGTGGGCCCGGAGCGCCCGCTGATGGCCGTCGTTCCGCAGGACGACATCTGGGTGGTGGCCAACTTCAAGGAGGACCAGGTCGGTGAGATGCGCGCGGGCCAGCCGGTGGACGTGAAGGTGGACGCCTTCGGCGGCCACACCTTCCGCGGCCACGTGGACAGCCTCGCGGGCGCCAGCGGCGCGCGCTTCGCCCTGCTGCCCCCCGACAACGCGTCCGGAAACTTCGTGAAGGTGGTGCAGCGCATCCCGGTCCTCATCCGCTTCGACGGGGACCTGAAGGAGCTGCCCATCAAGCCGGGCATGAGCGTCTACGTCACCGTGGACACCGGCGCGAAGGCCGCGCCGCAGAAGACCGCCGCGGTGGACGTCCGGAAGGCGGAGTAGCCCCCCGTGGACGCACGCCGCGACGTCATCCAAGGTTCCAAGACGGGCATCACCATCGCGGCCATGGCCGCGGCGCTGATGTCCGTGCTGGACATCTCCATCGTCAACGTGGCCCTGAGCGACATCCGCGCGAGCTTCGGCACGCCGTTGGATCAAATCGCCTGGGTGTCCACGGGCTACATGATGGCCAACGTGGTGGTCATCCCGATGACGGGCTGGCTCCAGCGCCGCTTTGGCTACCGGAAGTACTTCACCTTCTCCGTGCTGCTCTTCACGCTGGCCAGCGTGCTGTGCGGCCTGTCGTGGAACCTGCCCTCGCTGGTGGCCTTCCGCATCCTCCAGGGCATGGGCGGCGGCGCCATCATCCCCACCTCCCAGGCCATCCTCTTCGCCCGCTACCCGCGCGAGGAGCACGGCATGGCGGGCGCCCTCTTCGGTCTGGGCGCCGTCACCGGGCCGCTGCTGGGGCCCACCGTGGGCGGGCTCCTCATCGAGGCGGCGAGCTGGCACTGGATCTTCCTCATCAACGTGCCGGTGGGCCTCTTCGCCGCGTACATGGCGTGGCGCTACATCGAGCAGCCCCACTTCGAGCCCTCCACGGAGAAGGTGGACCGCAACGGCATCGCGCTCCTGGCCGTGGGCATGGCGTGCCTCCAGTACGTACTGGAGGAGGGCAACCGCGAGGACTGGTTCGACAGCCGGCTCATCACCCTGCTGGCGGTGGTGGCGGCCATCGCGCTCATCACCTTCGTCGTCCATGAGCTGGAGACACCCAGTCCCGTGGTGGACCTGCGGGTGTTCGCCAACCGCTCCTACTCCGCGGCCACGGGGGTGAACTTCCTCGTGGGCACGGCGCTGTTCTCCGGCTCGTTCCTCTTCAGCCTCTTCTGCGGCTCCGTGATGCGCTACGAGGCGTTGGACATCGGGCTCATCTTCCTGAAGGGCAGCGCCATCCAGATCCTCCTGATGCCGCTCATCGGGAAGTTCGGCGGCAAGGTGGACGGCCGCTACCTCATCGGCTTCGGCGTGCTGGGGATGAGTCTGTCGCTGTGGACCAACGGGCACCTGGCCACCCGGGTGGATGAAATCACGCTCATCACCCCGGTGTTCATCCGCGCCTGCTCGCTGGGCTTCATCTTCGTGCCGCTGTCGGTGATGGCGCTCAGCAACCTGCGCCCGGAGCAGCGAGGCAACGCGGCGGGCCTCTTCAACCTCACCCGCGAGCTGGGCGGCTCCATTGGCACCGCGTGGATGAGCAGCGCGCTCAGCCGCTCCACCCAGGCCAACGCCACCGCCCTCACCTCGCACGTGGACGTCTACGGGCAGGTGGCGCAGGAGCAGTTCGCCCAGCTGAAGGCCGCCATGGCCGCGCGGGGCGTGTTGGATCCGACGGGCGCCGCCTACGGCCTGCTGGGGCAGCGCATCAACGCGCAGGCCCTGGTGCGGGCCTTCAACACGAACTTCCTCATCCTCGCCGCGATCTTCGTCTGCGCCCTGGTGCTGGTGGCCATGCTCCAGCGGGCGGATCCGACCGTGAAGGTGGAGGGCGCGCACTAGCAGGCGCCCCGCCGCCGCTGGAGATGACGAAGCGCGGGTCCCCGGCGTGGGGGCCCGCGCTTCTTCACTTCAGGAGGGGAGGGGGATGGCTACCGGCGCCACTTCTGCGCGCTGGTGCCGTTGCACTCCCAGAGCTGCAGGACCGTGCCGCTGGCGGGGTTGCCGTTCTGCACGTCCACGCACTTGTTGGCCTGGGGGTTCACCAGGTCCCCGGCGCCGGAGAGGATGAACTGCTGCGCCGGGTTGCCGGAGCAGGTGACGAGCTGGATGGCCGCGCCGTTGTCGCGCGAGCCCCAGGCCACGTCCATGCACTTGCCGAAGGCGCGCACGGTGCCGTCCGACATGAAGGTCCAGTTCTGCGCGTTGGTGCCGTTGCAGTCCCAGAGCTGCAGGCGGGTGCCGTCGGTGCTGTTGGAGTTCGGCACGTCGATGCACTTGTTGGCCAGGCCGATGATGGGGCCGCCCGTGCCGCCGCTGCCGGACGTGGTGAGCGACAGGCCGTAGGCGCCCAGGATGGGGTTGAGCGGCTGGAAGAAGGTGTTGCCGCCGGTGGAGCAGTTGCCGGAGCCGCCGGACGTCACGCCCTGCGCCTGGTTGCCGGACATCCACGAGCCGCCGGAGTCACCGCCCTCCGCGCACGCGTTCGTCTGCGTGAGGCCGTACACCAGCCCCGCCGAGTAGCTCACCGTGACGTTCTTCTGCTGGATGACGCCACAGCGCCAGCCGGTGGTGGAGCCCGAGCGACAGATGGACGCGTTGATGCCCGCCTCCTGTGAGCCGTACACCAGCACGTTGCCGCCCGCGTAGTTGTTTACCCACGGCTGCGACACCCAGGAGCCGTTGGTGCGCACCCACGCGAAGTCGTTGCCGGGGAAGGTGGACGCCACCACCGTGCCCTGCGCCACGCCGCTGCCGCTGGTGCCCGTGCCCGCGCCACCGCAGTGGCCCGCCGTCACGAAGCCGCCCGCCACCGGGAAGCCGATGGAGCAGCGCGCGTTGCCCGGGTAGTACGCGTCACCGCCGCGCAGGTCGTACAGCGGCTTGAACTCCTCGCGCGACGGCACCACCCGCACCGCGTCGTGCTTCACGCCCGCCTTCGCCAGGAAGTCCGTGCCGCCCGTCAGCGCGGAGTCCTGCGCCAGCACCACCACGCTGTTGGTCATCACGTCCACGTACCAGGCGTGCACGGTGCGGCCCGCGGACTCGCCATGCAGGTCCAGCCGCGCCTTCACCGCGTCCAGCGCCGCCTGCGTGTACTTCACCTTCTGGGGCACCGCCCCCGCGCGGCGCACCGCGTCCGCGTCCGCGTCCGTGGTGACGCCCACCACCAGCGCGCTGCCGTCCGCGTTCATCCACGCGCCGCCCATGCGCTCGCCCAGCTCCGCGCGCAGCGCGCCCTCCACCCGCACCGCCGCCGCCTCCGCCGCCAGCCGCCGCTTCGCGCCGTCCGCGGTCAGGCCCAGGTCCCGCTGCATCGCGAAGAGGATGTCCGGCGAGACGTCGTGCGCGAGCGCCGCCTCCGCCTGGGAGGGGGCCGCGAGCGCCACGGAAGGAACGACGCCCAGCGAGGCACCAGCGAACAGCGCCGTCGCGGTGGAGAACAGACCGAAGCTCCGCTTCATCGGGTCCTGCCTTTCTTGCTGCGGGGGAAGCCCGGAGCGAAGCCCGACAGAGCCCGGAAGGTCAATCAATTCAAGAAATGCTTAAAATCTCCGACATATTTGTGTGGTCGAAGAAAGTCCCGGGAAACAAGAAGGCCCGGTGCGTCACAAGGGCGCACCGGGCCACGAGACTTGTTTCGGTGACGGACGGAAGTCAGCGCTTCACGAGCGGGACCGGGGCGGGGGCCCGGCGGCGGCGCAGCGCCACGGCGCCCAGCAGCAGCGCGGCGGCGGCGAAGGGCAGGGTGCCGGACGCCCCGGACGCGCTGCATCCGCCGGACGCGCCGTCGGAGGCTTCCGGCAGGCCGTTGGGGTTGTTGGAGATGGGCGTGGTGGTGCCGGTGGGCGTCTGGCCGCTCGGGGTGGGCAGCGGGATGCTGGGGAGGTCGGGCGTGGTCGTCGCCGGGGTCTCCACCACCGGGGGGGAGGTGGTGGTGTCGCCCGTCGAGCCGCCCGTCGTCGGCGTTTCGGCTGGCGGGGTCGTGGGCTCCTCCACGGGCTTGGGGGCCGGGGGCATCACGTCCTCGAGCGACGTCGCCATGATGAAGCCGTCGTGGAAGATGCTCGCTTCGGGCTTGATGGCGTCGTCGCGGTACAGGCCCATCTTCAGGTAGTTCAGCTCCTTGCCGAACTGGTTGGCCCCGTAGGTCTTCGGCAGCACGTGCTTGCCGTTGTGCCACAGCTCCACGAAGCCGGCCTTCTTGTCGGACGACCACTTCACATGCAGCACGAAGTCGTGCCAGTTGCCCTTGTCGATGGAGGTCTGCCAGAGCACCGGGGCGGTGTCGCCGCCCACGCGCAGGTGGATCTGATCTCCTCGCACGAAGAACTCCAGGGGCGGTGAGCCACAGCAGCTCTCCTGGTGCCACTGGGTGATGACCTGCCACGAGTCATGGACGGGGTAGCTGGAAGGGAAGAGCGTGCTCCACTTGTAGTAGTACTCCTTCCCCTGCGTCTCATGGGTCACGTACAGCAGTTCGTTGCGGTTGCCGCTGGCGCCAATGGGATCATCGCCCTGCCGCACCGTGGCCTTGAGCGCATAGCGGCCGTCGCGCACCACGTCCGTCACGATCTGCAGGCGGCTGTTGGCGACACTCTGCTGCCGCGTCCACTGGGACGTGTTGCCGGTCTCGAAGTCGCCCTTCCAGAGGATGCTGGCGGAGGCAATGGCCGGCATCATGGAGGCCGCGGCAACGAGCTGAAGGAGTCGCTTCAAACAGGGGTCCTTTCGGTCCGGGTTGGGCCCAGGGGACACCTGACGCGGAAAAAGCCTTCCCGTGCGCTCCTGCCTGGCAACCCCCTGTCGCTCGCACGCTCGACGGGACGCTCGTCGGGGCAAGAGGGGGACAGGGCCCTGCCGCCCGTCACTTCCCCAGGCATGCCGAAGTGCGTGATTCCGGAGGGATGCGGGCGCTCAAACCATCGGGTGAAGGCAGACGTGCAGGCGAGCCCCCGAGCGTCATCCCCTCAACAGCCTGACGGCCCGGCGTCCCGTCTCTGCCTCGCGCCAGACCTGGGAAGTGGGGCCTTTTTTCAAGAACGGCGGGTATGGCCGTCTATTGGTGCGTGTGGAGCCAAAAACATCCGATGCGCCTGTTTTCTCACCACCCTGCTGCCCAGCGCGTCATGGGACGCCTGGAGGGTGGGGGCGAGGCCGGGTCGGCGTTCGTCGGGTGTTGGTGTAGAACGAGAAGCAGGGGCGGCAGGGGGGAGGCGCCCGAGGGGACCGCATGGTGAAGCCAGCGAAGAAGAAGCTCTGGGCGCTGGCGCTGGCCATCCCCGTGATGGCGGCCGGTGTCGCGGCCCTGAAGCCCCGGGCGCAGGCCCCCGCCGTCGCGGACACCTTCTGGGTGGAGCGTCGCGCCGCGGCCCGCATCGAGGCCCGCCTCACGCACGCGGAGGCGGATCGCTACCGCTCCCGAGCGCCCGCGGGTGGCTGCCCCGTGCCCGCCGAGCCGATGCCCCTGGGCCCGCTCGCCCGCATGGAGGCCCGTGAGGACTGGGGCGGCATCGCGGCGGCGTACGGGCTGGAAGGGGAGTGGAACCAGGCGGCCTCCTTCCTGGAGCGCACGCCGGCCTCGCCGGAGCGCGACAGCGACCTGGCGGCGGTGGCGCTGGCCAAGGGCGACTTCGAGCGGGCGCTGCGCCTGCTGGATGGCGTGCTCGCGGTGAAGCCGGCCCTGCCGCAGGCCCTGTGGAACCGCGCGCTGGTGTTCCGGGAGATGGGCCTGACGCTGCGGGCCTCGGAGCTCTTCGAGCAGGTGGCGAAGCTGGGCGAGCAGGGCTGGGGCCGCGAAGCCCACGCCCAGGCGCTGGCCCTGCGCGAGGCCACGCTGGAGCGCCAGCGTCAGTGGACGGCCGCTCGCGAGGCGACGCTGGCCCTGGTGCGGGACTCCCAGGCGCCGCTGCCCATGGACGCGGCCCGCCAGATGCCCGGCACCGTGCGCGGCGTCTTCTATGAGGTGGTCCGCGCCGCGGAGTCGAAGGAGCGCGCGGTGGCGCTGCTGCCGCTGGCGAAGGAGCTGGACCGGGTCCATGGCGGCAGCGTGCTCACGGACTACGTGCAGCGCGTGGTGAAGCGCGACTTCTCCCGCCGCGGCGCGCTGGCGCGCCAGTACGCGGAGTCGCTGCGAGAGGGCCAGGGGGTCCCGGAGGCGCTCCTGGACAAGGCGCGCATGACCGGGGACGAGGACATCTACCTGGGCGCGCTGATGCGCACCCGCAACGGCCCCCTGCGCACCCTCCAGGACACGCTCACGAGCATCCAGCGCGCCAACGACCCGTGGTTCACGGACGTCGCGGAGCGCGACCAGGCCCGCAGGGAAATCAACGACGGCACGTGGTGGAAGGCCGAGCAGCGCTACTTCGGCGCCCTCCAGCGCTGCCGGGAGACGACGTTGTCCGTGCGCTGCCTGGAGCTGGAGCGGCGGCTGGCCATGTTCTACGGCGACATGCAGCGGGTCTCCGAGGCGGAGCAGCATGCGCGCGTGCTGTGGGCGGGCGCCCGCCAGCTGCGCGAGTGGGACCTGGAGCTCAACGCGCTGGAGATCCT
Protein-coding sequences here:
- a CDS encoding DHA2 family efflux MFS transporter permease subunit: MDARRDVIQGSKTGITIAAMAAALMSVLDISIVNVALSDIRASFGTPLDQIAWVSTGYMMANVVVIPMTGWLQRRFGYRKYFTFSVLLFTLASVLCGLSWNLPSLVAFRILQGMGGGAIIPTSQAILFARYPREEHGMAGALFGLGAVTGPLLGPTVGGLLIEAASWHWIFLINVPVGLFAAYMAWRYIEQPHFEPSTEKVDRNGIALLAVGMACLQYVLEEGNREDWFDSRLITLLAVVAAIALITFVVHELETPSPVVDLRVFANRSYSAATGVNFLVGTALFSGSFLFSLFCGSVMRYEALDIGLIFLKGSAIQILLMPLIGKFGGKVDGRYLIGFGVLGMSLSLWTNGHLATRVDEITLITPVFIRACSLGFIFVPLSVMALSNLRPEQRGNAAGLFNLTRELGGSIGTAWMSSALSRSTQANATALTSHVDVYGQVAQEQFAQLKAAMAARGVLDPTGAAYGLLGQRINAQALVRAFNTNFLILAAIFVCALVLVAMLQRADPTVKVEGAH
- a CDS encoding ricin-type beta-trefoil lectin domain protein; this encodes MKRSFGLFSTATALFAGASLGVVPSVALAAPSQAEAALAHDVSPDILFAMQRDLGLTADGAKRRLAAEAAAVRVEGALRAELGERMGGAWMNADGSALVVGVTTDADADAVRRAGAVPQKVKYTQAALDAVKARLDLHGESAGRTVHAWYVDVMTNSVVVLAQDSALTGGTDFLAKAGVKHDAVRVVPSREEFKPLYDLRGGDAYYPGNARCSIGFPVAGGFVTAGHCGGAGTGTSGSGVAQGTVVASTFPGNDFAWVRTNGSWVSQPWVNNYAGGNVLVYGSQEAGINASICRSGSTTGWRCGVIQQKNVTVSYSAGLVYGLTQTNACAEGGDSGGSWMSGNQAQGVTSGGSGNCSTGGNTFFQPLNPILGAYGLSLTTSGSGGTGGPIIGLANKCIDVPNSNSTDGTRLQLWDCNGTNAQNWTFMSDGTVRAFGKCMDVAWGSRDNGAAIQLVTCSGNPAQQFILSGAGDLVNPQANKCVDVQNGNPASGTVLQLWECNGTSAQKWRR
- a CDS encoding polysaccharide lyase is translated as MKRLLQLVAAASMMPAIASASILWKGDFETGNTSQWTRQQSVANSRLQIVTDVVRDGRYALKATVRQGDDPIGASGNRNELLYVTHETQGKEYYYKWSTLFPSSYPVHDSWQVITQWHQESCCGSPPLEFFVRGDQIHLRVGGDTAPVLWQTSIDKGNWHDFVLHVKWSSDKKAGFVELWHNGKHVLPKTYGANQFGKELNYLKMGLYRDDAIKPEASIFHDGFIMATSLEDVMPPAPKPVEEPTTPPAETPTTGGSTGDTTTSPPVVETPATTTPDLPSIPLPTPSGQTPTGTTTPISNNPNGLPEASDGASGGCSASGASGTLPFAAAALLLGAVALRRRRAPAPVPLVKR